From Actinoplanes oblitus, a single genomic window includes:
- a CDS encoding peptidase inhibitor family I36 protein — MNIRKSLAMAGAVLAVATSALSFSAPASAAARDGVCDSGEFCYYYNSDNEGSISDFTGSIDDYGSEQPSCYDFKGSGAGKGLCVKNQAASVWNRSTKTVRVYFNSGYAGSYQDFAAGAKGNLNATLKNNNASHEFSPSSRTNMSYALYQASGGAVTCGFDGYTTTPGRHEGIDIARSVGSDVHALVAGTVIYVAQGSTGSGGLSTISVYNSSLNKTVIYLHTAPRSGVSVGDAISKGEIIADESWHGVSSSSSAHTHVEVRTGRQTHAAVSVGDPTLDNADPTAFWNSQGYNEK; from the coding sequence ATGAACATCCGTAAGAGCCTGGCCATGGCCGGCGCCGTACTCGCCGTCGCCACCTCGGCCCTCAGCTTCTCCGCGCCGGCCTCGGCCGCGGCGCGGGACGGCGTCTGCGACAGCGGCGAGTTCTGCTACTACTACAACAGCGACAACGAGGGATCGATCTCGGACTTCACCGGTTCGATCGACGACTACGGCTCCGAGCAGCCCTCCTGCTACGACTTCAAGGGCTCCGGCGCCGGCAAGGGCCTGTGCGTCAAGAACCAGGCCGCCTCGGTCTGGAACCGCAGCACCAAGACCGTCCGGGTCTACTTCAACAGCGGCTACGCCGGCTCCTACCAGGACTTCGCGGCCGGCGCGAAGGGCAACCTGAACGCCACGCTGAAGAACAACAACGCCTCGCACGAGTTCTCGCCGTCCTCGCGCACCAACATGTCGTACGCCCTCTACCAGGCCAGCGGCGGCGCTGTCACCTGCGGCTTCGACGGGTACACGACCACACCCGGACGGCACGAGGGCATCGACATCGCCCGCAGCGTCGGCTCGGACGTGCACGCGCTGGTGGCCGGAACCGTCATCTACGTCGCGCAGGGGAGCACCGGCAGCGGTGGCCTGTCCACCATCTCGGTCTACAACTCGTCGCTGAACAAGACGGTGATCTACCTGCACACCGCGCCGCGGTCCGGGGTGAGCGTGGGCGACGCGATCAGCAAGGGCGAGATCATCGCCGACGAGTCGTGGCACGGGGTGTCCTCCAGCTCGTCCGCGCACACCCACGTCGAGGTCCGGACCGGCCGGCAGACCCACGCGGCGGTCAGCGTCGGCGACCCCACGCTCGACAACGCCGACCCGACCGCGTTCTGGAACTCGCAGGGCTACAACGAGAAGTAG
- a CDS encoding NBR1-Ig-like domain-containing protein, translating into MEDQRVTGQSIQDGQDAAEFAEQLRDLRVAAGNPSFRKMAGRSGRISHTTLHEAAAGTRFPSWETTREFVRACGADEARWRRRWEDAQRQEVRPADPPPAEALPVPPPADAPPAPSPAPSVAPSVAPSRDEASRVPAIVEATVARDVAAEVVKAGRRRSPWVAAVAAVVAVIAVLGATVRGRTSPESPAAAPSPSPSASAFSDSLIPGDSSRFVADVTIPDGTRVKVNAHFVKVWALANVGTVDWHNRYLERTDPGDDNGCRVPDRVTIGDTPPGEKVMISVPVTAPSRPGKCWVSWKMVDERGQAYFPSRRPVYFMVTVVA; encoded by the coding sequence ATGGAAGACCAGCGCGTGACCGGCCAGTCCATTCAGGACGGACAGGACGCGGCGGAGTTCGCCGAACAGTTGCGCGACCTGCGAGTCGCCGCGGGCAACCCGTCGTTCCGGAAGATGGCCGGGCGGTCCGGCCGGATCTCGCACACGACGCTGCACGAGGCCGCCGCCGGGACCAGGTTCCCCTCCTGGGAGACCACCCGCGAGTTCGTCAGGGCCTGCGGCGCGGACGAGGCGCGCTGGCGCCGCCGATGGGAGGACGCCCAGCGCCAGGAGGTGCGCCCGGCCGATCCTCCGCCCGCCGAGGCCCTGCCGGTCCCGCCGCCGGCCGACGCTCCGCCGGCTCCCTCGCCGGCCCCTTCGGTGGCTCCTTCGGTGGCTCCTTCGCGGGACGAGGCGTCGCGGGTTCCCGCGATCGTGGAGGCCACCGTCGCCCGGGATGTGGCGGCCGAGGTGGTGAAGGCGGGTCGGCGCCGGTCGCCGTGGGTGGCCGCCGTGGCGGCGGTGGTGGCGGTGATCGCCGTCCTGGGCGCCACCGTCCGCGGCCGGACGTCCCCGGAGAGCCCCGCCGCGGCGCCGTCGCCGTCGCCGTCCGCTTCGGCGTTCTCGGACTCGCTGATCCCCGGCGACTCGAGCAGGTTCGTGGCCGACGTCACCATCCCGGACGGCACCCGGGTGAAGGTGAACGCCCACTTCGTCAAGGTGTGGGCACTGGCGAACGTGGGAACCGTCGACTGGCACAACCGCTACCTGGAGCGGACCGACCCCGGTGACGACAACGGCTGCCGGGTGCCGGACCGGGTGACGATCGGTGACACGCCGCCCGGCGAGAAGGTGATGATCAGCGTCCCGGTCACCGCGCCGAGCCGCCCGGGCAAGTGCTGGGTCAGCTGGAAGATGGTCGACGAGCGCGGCCAGGCGTACTTCCCCAGCCGCCGGCCGGTGTACTTCATGGTCACCGTCGTCGCCTGA
- a CDS encoding ABC transporter ATP-binding protein has protein sequence MLIKLLRVHLRPYWNTIGLIVLFQFLQTLATLYLPTLNADIIDKGVITGDTGYVMRVGGGMLGITVLQIAAQIVAVYFGARTAMAVGRDVRDSIFTRVQRFSAREVGQFGAPSLITRTTNDVQQIQMLVLLTFTLMVSAPIMCVGGIVLALRQDVPLSSLLLVIIPILIAVVALIISRMRPLFRGLQVKLDRVNQVMREQITGIRVIRAFVRDDRERARYEVANDDLTQVSLKAGKIMALMFPTVLLIVNLSSVAVLWFGGHRIDDQAMQVGALTAFLSYLMQILMSIMMATFMFIMIPRAEVCAERIQEVVTTDSSVTPPTAPVTEVTRHGELELRDVSFRYPGAEAAVLSDVRLIARPREVTAIIGSTGSGKTTLLNLVPRLFDVTEGSVLVDGVDVRELDPALLSRIVGIVPQRPYLFTGTVASNLRYGNPDATDEELWTALEIAQGREFVERMEGQLDAPIAQGGTNVSGGQRQRLAIARALVHRPEIYLFDDSFSALDYATDAALRAALTEHIADATVVIVAQRVSTIRDADRIVVLDDGRVVGTGTHEELMDGNPTYREIVLSQLTEQEANA, from the coding sequence GTGCTGATCAAACTGCTTCGCGTGCACCTGCGGCCGTACTGGAACACGATCGGCCTGATCGTGCTCTTCCAGTTCCTGCAGACGCTCGCAACGCTCTATCTGCCCACTCTGAACGCCGACATCATCGACAAGGGCGTGATCACCGGGGACACCGGTTACGTGATGCGGGTCGGCGGCGGGATGCTCGGCATCACCGTGCTGCAGATCGCCGCGCAGATCGTGGCGGTGTACTTCGGCGCGCGTACCGCGATGGCCGTCGGCCGTGACGTGCGTGACTCGATCTTCACCCGGGTGCAGCGGTTCTCCGCACGCGAGGTGGGCCAGTTCGGCGCGCCGTCGCTGATCACCCGGACCACCAACGACGTGCAGCAGATCCAGATGCTGGTGTTGCTCACCTTCACGCTGATGGTCTCCGCACCGATCATGTGCGTCGGCGGGATCGTGCTGGCGCTGCGCCAGGACGTGCCGCTCTCCTCGCTGCTGCTGGTGATCATCCCGATCCTGATCGCCGTGGTCGCCCTGATCATCAGCCGGATGCGGCCGCTCTTCCGCGGCCTGCAGGTCAAGCTCGACCGGGTGAACCAGGTGATGCGCGAGCAGATCACCGGCATCCGGGTGATCCGCGCGTTCGTCCGCGACGACCGCGAGCGGGCCCGTTACGAGGTGGCCAACGACGACCTGACCCAGGTCTCGCTGAAGGCCGGCAAGATCATGGCGCTGATGTTCCCGACCGTCCTGCTGATCGTGAACCTGTCCAGCGTGGCGGTGCTCTGGTTCGGCGGCCACCGGATCGACGACCAGGCGATGCAGGTCGGCGCGCTCACCGCGTTCCTCAGCTACCTCATGCAGATCCTGATGTCGATCATGATGGCCACCTTCATGTTCATCATGATCCCGCGCGCCGAGGTGTGTGCCGAGCGGATCCAGGAGGTGGTCACCACCGACTCCTCGGTGACGCCGCCCACGGCGCCGGTCACCGAGGTGACCCGGCACGGCGAGTTGGAACTGCGCGATGTCAGCTTCCGCTATCCGGGGGCCGAGGCCGCCGTGCTCTCCGACGTACGCCTGATCGCCCGCCCCCGGGAGGTCACCGCGATCATCGGGTCCACCGGCAGCGGCAAGACCACGCTGCTCAACCTGGTCCCCCGGCTCTTCGACGTGACCGAGGGCTCGGTGCTGGTGGACGGGGTGGACGTGCGCGAGCTCGACCCGGCCCTGCTGTCGCGGATCGTCGGGATCGTGCCGCAGCGGCCGTACCTGTTCACCGGCACGGTCGCCTCCAACCTGCGCTACGGCAACCCGGACGCCACCGACGAGGAGCTCTGGACGGCGCTGGAGATCGCCCAGGGCCGGGAGTTCGTCGAGCGGATGGAGGGACAGCTGGACGCGCCCATCGCGCAGGGCGGCACCAACGTCTCCGGCGGGCAGCGGCAGCGGCTGGCGATCGCCCGCGCGCTGGTGCACCGGCCGGAGATCTATCTCTTCGACGACTCGTTCTCGGCGCTCGACTACGCCACCGACGCGGCGTTGCGAGCGGCGCTGACCGAGCACATCGCCGACGCGACGGTGGTGATCGTGGCGCAACGGGTCAGCACCATCCGGGACGCCGACCGGATCGTCGTGCTGGACGACGGCAGGGTCGTCGGGACCGGGACGCACGAGGAATTGATGGACGGCAACCCGACGTACCGGGAAATTGTTCTTTCTCAGCTCACCGAGCAGGAGGCCAACGCGTGA
- a CDS encoding peptidoglycan-binding domain-containing protein, protein MRRSWPAVGLAALCMTVGVPAHAWAARPVVDMEATVLAAQIDPRRPDHTLTPGAKASVLAVEQALQARNLLNAQWVDGYFGTETVTAYAAYQRSLGYTGLAANGLPGTASLTKLGQNRYTVSNPIGPGAKLPRDGYVVDARTQAMLTEAERLLGRTLVLDQGSYNPGGDPTSAGTHDGGGVVDISVTGLTSAQRTATARALRQVGFAAWVRSPSQGDWPWHIHAVAISDTDLSSQAQHQAGDYYLGLNGLADQGPDDGPRLPIKTWEQYQRGQ, encoded by the coding sequence ATGCGCCGATCTTGGCCGGCCGTCGGGCTCGCCGCGCTGTGCATGACCGTCGGTGTACCGGCGCATGCGTGGGCGGCGCGGCCGGTGGTCGACATGGAGGCCACCGTGCTGGCCGCCCAGATCGACCCCCGACGCCCCGACCACACCCTGACCCCCGGCGCGAAGGCCTCCGTGCTCGCCGTCGAGCAGGCGCTGCAGGCGCGGAACCTGCTGAACGCGCAGTGGGTCGACGGCTACTTCGGCACCGAGACCGTCACGGCGTACGCGGCCTACCAGCGCTCGCTCGGCTACACCGGCCTGGCCGCGAACGGCCTGCCGGGCACGGCGTCGCTGACCAAGCTCGGACAGAACCGGTACACGGTCAGCAACCCGATCGGGCCGGGCGCGAAGCTGCCGCGGGACGGGTACGTCGTCGACGCCCGTACCCAGGCGATGCTCACCGAGGCCGAGCGGCTGCTCGGCCGCACCCTGGTGCTCGACCAGGGCTCGTACAACCCCGGTGGCGACCCGACCTCGGCCGGCACCCATGACGGCGGCGGCGTCGTCGACATCTCGGTCACCGGCCTGACCTCGGCGCAGCGTACGGCCACCGCGCGGGCGCTGCGCCAGGTCGGCTTCGCGGCCTGGGTGCGCAGCCCGAGTCAGGGCGACTGGCCGTGGCACATCCACGCCGTGGCGATCAGCGACACCGACCTGTCCAGCCAGGCGCAACACCAGGCCGGCGACTACTACCTCGGCCTGAACGGCCTGGCCGACCAGGGCCCGGACGACGGGCCACGCCTCCCGATCAAGACCTGGGAGCAGTACCAGCGCGGGCAGTGA
- a CDS encoding LTA synthase family protein, with protein MSEPKSYRRVIRHVTTGFAVILVFLALILPDQITRLPPGNHWYTALLRVPIEALVAGAVLLLVPVRARRWVAAGLGVLLGALTVVKLVDIGFFAVLARRFDPVLDWTLFDDGFHFLIDSMGRAPAIGLAVGAVLLAVLLIAGMTWAMLRLTAVAAGHRRIAWSGLGAAAVAWTALFAMGYQLIGGIPVASHAAADLARDTALALPKDIADKRRFVAEAGDDRYRDRPGSQLLTALRGKDVVVSFIESYGRDAVENPAFDGSVLTALGDGDKKLAAAGFAARSGFLTSSTAGGGSWLAHSTFLSGMWVNTESRYRSLMATDRLTLTRAFGNAGHRTVGIEPGVIYAWPEGRFYGYDQVYDKAALNYHGPQLSWSPMPDQYALAQFQKFEYGKPNRGPLLAEITLTSSHTPWAPLPGMLDWDRLGDGSVYGPMVRAAATPKEVWKDDARIRAAYAQSIAYSVDSLIGWVAEYADDNLVMVFLGDHQPASVVVGQNASHDVPITIVAKDPKVFDRIATWGWTSGLKPAADAPVWPMNTFRDRFLTAFGPEGDPH; from the coding sequence GTGAGCGAACCGAAGTCGTACCGCCGGGTCATCCGCCACGTGACCACGGGTTTCGCCGTCATCCTGGTATTTCTCGCGCTGATCCTGCCGGACCAGATCACCCGGCTCCCGCCGGGCAACCACTGGTACACCGCGCTGCTCCGGGTCCCGATCGAGGCGCTGGTCGCCGGTGCCGTGCTGCTGCTGGTCCCGGTCCGGGCCCGCCGCTGGGTGGCCGCCGGGCTCGGCGTGCTGCTCGGCGCGCTGACCGTGGTCAAACTGGTGGACATCGGGTTCTTCGCGGTGCTGGCCCGCCGGTTCGACCCGGTGCTGGACTGGACGCTCTTCGACGACGGCTTCCACTTCCTGATCGACTCGATGGGCAGGGCGCCGGCGATCGGTCTGGCGGTCGGCGCGGTGCTGCTCGCGGTGCTGCTGATCGCCGGGATGACCTGGGCGATGCTGCGCCTGACAGCGGTCGCGGCCGGTCACCGCCGGATCGCCTGGTCCGGCCTGGGCGCGGCGGCGGTGGCCTGGACCGCCCTGTTCGCGATGGGCTACCAGCTGATCGGCGGCATCCCGGTCGCCTCGCACGCGGCCGCCGACCTGGCCCGGGACACCGCGCTCGCGCTGCCCAAGGACATCGCCGACAAGCGCCGCTTCGTGGCCGAGGCGGGCGACGACCGGTACCGGGACCGGCCCGGCAGCCAGTTGCTCACCGCGCTGCGCGGCAAGGACGTGGTGGTCTCGTTCATCGAGAGCTACGGCCGGGACGCGGTGGAGAACCCGGCCTTCGACGGCTCGGTGCTGACCGCGCTCGGCGACGGCGACAAGAAGCTGGCCGCCGCCGGGTTCGCCGCCCGCAGCGGCTTCCTCACCTCGTCGACCGCCGGCGGCGGCAGCTGGCTCGCGCACTCGACGTTCCTGTCCGGGATGTGGGTGAACACCGAGTCCCGGTACCGCAGCCTGATGGCGACCGACCGGCTGACCCTGACCAGGGCGTTCGGGAACGCCGGGCACCGGACCGTCGGCATCGAGCCGGGCGTCATCTACGCCTGGCCGGAGGGCCGGTTCTACGGTTACGACCAGGTCTACGACAAGGCCGCGCTGAACTATCACGGACCGCAGCTCAGCTGGTCGCCGATGCCCGATCAGTACGCGCTCGCGCAGTTCCAGAAGTTCGAGTACGGCAAGCCGAACCGGGGCCCGCTGCTCGCCGAGATCACCCTCACCTCCAGCCACACCCCGTGGGCGCCGCTGCCCGGCATGCTCGACTGGGACCGGCTCGGTGACGGTTCCGTCTACGGCCCGATGGTGCGCGCCGCCGCCACGCCCAAGGAGGTGTGGAAGGACGACGCCCGGATCCGCGCCGCGTACGCCCAGTCGATCGCCTACTCGGTGGACAGCCTGATCGGCTGGGTCGCCGAGTACGCCGACGACAACCTGGTCATGGTCTTTCTCGGCGACCACCAGCCGGCCTCGGTGGTGGTCGGCCAGAACGCCAGTCACGACGTGCCGATCACCATCGTCGCCAAGGACCCCAAGGTCTTCGACCGGATCGCCACGTGGGGCTGGACCAGCGGCCTGAAGCCCGCCGCCGACGCGCCGGTCTGGCCGATGAACACCTTCCGCGACCGTTTCCTGACCGCCTTCGGTCCCGAGGGCGATCCGCATTAA
- a CDS encoding TetR/AcrR family transcriptional regulator translates to MESRRRRQPALAPDERRAALIAATIPLLHEHGTEVSTRQIAHAAGVAEGTIFGVFQNKNELVVCSVVKALDPEPVLAALAAIDRSAGLRDRLRAAAEIVHARFESNAGLMHAARRLFIAGECGPDAQHQMTSTRGKLLAAVTAVLEPDADRLRITPAEAARLLLLYCGANTFGPFGEGEAFHGAELASLLLDGILLPNSGEQAKC, encoded by the coding sequence GTGGAATCCCGACGCAGACGACAGCCGGCCCTGGCGCCGGACGAGAGGCGGGCCGCGCTCATCGCGGCGACCATCCCGCTGCTGCACGAGCACGGCACCGAGGTGAGCACCCGGCAGATCGCGCACGCCGCCGGGGTCGCCGAGGGCACCATCTTCGGCGTCTTTCAGAACAAGAACGAGCTGGTGGTCTGCTCGGTCGTCAAGGCGCTCGACCCGGAACCGGTCCTGGCCGCACTGGCCGCCATCGACCGCTCGGCCGGCCTGCGGGATCGGCTGCGTGCGGCGGCCGAGATCGTGCACGCCCGGTTCGAGTCCAACGCGGGCCTGATGCACGCGGCCCGCCGTCTCTTCATCGCCGGCGAGTGCGGCCCGGATGCCCAGCATCAGATGACCTCGACCCGCGGGAAGCTGCTGGCCGCGGTCACCGCGGTGCTGGAGCCGGACGCGGACCGGCTGCGGATCACCCCGGCCGAGGCCGCCCGGCTGCTGCTGCTCTACTGCGGCGCCAACACGTTCGGACCGTTCGGCGAGGGGGAGGCGTTCCACGGCGCCGAACTGGCATCCCTGCTGCTCGACGGCATCCTTCTACCCAACTCGGGGGAGCAAGCGAAGTGCTGA
- a CDS encoding ABC transporter ATP-binding protein → MTAPDRRPMGPAGGPPAARMMMAGGPPEKLEDFKGSTKRLLGMLKPQRALVGLVLAFGVVSVFLSVLGPRLLGKATDVIFEGVVGKMLGQSLPPGATKEQAVEGLRQQGQGKVADMLAAMHDVIPGQGIDFDRLMRVLAWVAVVYLFAWVFGVCQGRLTARVVQTAVYDLRNQVEAKLARLPLSYFDKQPRGEVLSRATNDTDNIAQTLQQTFAQLTTALLTVVGVLGMMFWISPLLALIALVTIPVSFFLTKAIGKRAQPQFVAQWKTTGQLNGHIEEMFTGHTLVKVFGRQHEAEQAFREHNDKLYASSFRAQFISGLIQPAMMFISNVNYVLVAVVGGLRVASGSLSLGDVQAFIQYSRQFSQPLTQVASMANLVQSGVASAERVFALLDATEQSPEPAAVAMPAVRGRISFENVSFRYTPDKPLIENLSLSVEPGQTVAIVGPTGAGKTTLVNLLMRFYDVTGGRITLDGVDIATMPREQLREQIGMVLQDTWLFGGTIAENLAYGADSFDEAAVVRAAEAAHVDGFVRMLPEGYETTIDEEGSNVSAGQKQLITIARAFLAEPSILILDEATSSVDTRTEVLIQRAMSTLRTGRTSFVIAHRLSTIRDADVILVMENGSIVEQGTHDQLIEADGAYARLYSAQFAQAVAEVD, encoded by the coding sequence ATGACCGCACCCGACCGCCGCCCGATGGGGCCGGCCGGCGGCCCGCCGGCCGCCCGGATGATGATGGCCGGCGGACCGCCGGAGAAACTGGAGGACTTCAAGGGCTCCACCAAGCGGCTGCTCGGCATGCTGAAGCCGCAGCGCGCGCTGGTCGGGCTGGTGCTCGCGTTCGGCGTGGTCTCGGTCTTCCTGTCGGTGCTCGGGCCGCGACTGCTCGGCAAGGCCACCGACGTGATCTTCGAGGGCGTGGTCGGCAAGATGCTCGGCCAGTCGCTGCCGCCCGGCGCCACCAAGGAGCAGGCCGTCGAGGGGCTGCGCCAGCAGGGTCAGGGCAAGGTCGCCGACATGCTCGCGGCGATGCACGACGTGATCCCGGGCCAGGGCATCGACTTCGACCGGCTGATGCGGGTGCTCGCCTGGGTGGCCGTGGTCTACCTGTTCGCCTGGGTGTTCGGCGTGTGCCAGGGCCGGCTCACCGCGCGGGTGGTGCAGACCGCCGTCTACGACCTGCGCAACCAGGTCGAGGCGAAACTGGCCCGGCTGCCGCTGTCGTACTTCGACAAGCAGCCGCGCGGTGAGGTGCTGAGCCGGGCCACCAACGACACCGACAACATCGCGCAGACCCTGCAGCAGACGTTCGCGCAGCTGACCACGGCGCTGCTGACGGTGGTCGGGGTGCTCGGGATGATGTTCTGGATCTCGCCGTTGCTGGCGCTCATCGCGCTGGTCACCATCCCGGTGTCGTTCTTCCTGACCAAGGCGATCGGCAAGCGGGCACAGCCGCAGTTCGTCGCCCAGTGGAAGACCACCGGCCAGCTCAACGGGCACATCGAGGAGATGTTCACCGGGCACACGCTGGTCAAGGTCTTCGGCCGGCAGCACGAGGCGGAGCAGGCCTTCCGGGAGCACAACGACAAGCTGTACGCGTCCAGCTTCCGCGCCCAGTTCATCTCCGGCCTGATCCAGCCGGCCATGATGTTCATCAGCAACGTGAACTACGTGCTGGTGGCGGTGGTCGGCGGCCTGCGGGTGGCGTCCGGGTCGCTGTCGCTCGGTGACGTGCAGGCGTTCATCCAGTACAGCCGGCAGTTCAGCCAGCCGCTCACCCAGGTGGCCAGCATGGCGAACCTGGTGCAGTCCGGGGTGGCCTCGGCGGAGCGGGTGTTCGCCCTGCTCGACGCGACCGAGCAGTCCCCCGAGCCGGCCGCCGTGGCGATGCCCGCGGTGCGCGGCCGGATCTCCTTCGAGAACGTGTCGTTCCGCTACACCCCGGACAAGCCGCTGATCGAGAACCTGTCGCTGTCGGTGGAGCCGGGCCAGACCGTGGCGATCGTCGGGCCGACCGGGGCGGGCAAGACCACCCTGGTCAACCTGCTGATGCGGTTCTACGACGTGACCGGTGGGCGGATCACCCTGGACGGGGTGGACATCGCCACGATGCCCCGGGAGCAGCTGCGCGAGCAGATCGGGATGGTGCTGCAGGACACCTGGCTGTTCGGCGGGACGATCGCGGAGAACCTGGCGTACGGGGCGGACTCCTTCGACGAGGCGGCGGTCGTCCGGGCTGCCGAGGCGGCCCACGTCGACGGCTTCGTCCGGATGCTTCCGGAGGGCTACGAGACGACCATCGACGAGGAGGGGTCGAACGTCAGTGCCGGGCAGAAGCAGCTGATCACGATCGCCCGGGCGTTCCTGGCCGAGCCCAGCATCCTCATCCTGGACGAGGCGACCAGCTCGGTCGACACCCGTACCGAGGTGCTGATCCAGCGGGCGATGAGCACGCTGCGTACCGGCCGGACCAGCTTCGTCATCGCCCACCGGCTGTCGACGATCCGCGACGCCGACGTGATCCTGGTGATGGAGAACGGCTCGATCGTCGAGCAGGGCACGCACGACCAGCTGATCGAGGCGGACGGGGCGTACGCCCGTCTCTACTCCGCCCAGTTCGCCCAGGCCGTCGCCGAGGTGGACTGA